From bacterium, a single genomic window includes:
- a CDS encoding type II secretion system protein, with protein sequence MNRQGYSILEAMVAMTIFAVGALALSQSYFGVMRAEVGARNQELATQCARDRMEEIVNSLSYAAITEANFPDEDYGEVADADPKFEQFARNVAIVDSLNAINQSVLKEVTVRVTWQTAAGTRDVTLNTAVARYRDIQL encoded by the coding sequence ATGAACCGGCAGGGCTACAGCATTCTCGAGGCGATGGTGGCGATGACCATCTTCGCCGTCGGCGCGCTCGCCCTCTCGCAATCGTACTTCGGCGTCATGCGCGCGGAAGTCGGAGCGCGCAACCAGGAGCTTGCGACGCAATGTGCGCGCGACCGCATGGAGGAGATCGTCAACTCCCTCAGTTACGCCGCCATCACCGAGGCGAACTTCCCGGACGAGGACTACGGCGAGGTCGCCGACGCCGATCCCAAGTTCGAGCAGTTCGCCCGCAACGTGGCCATCGTCGACTCCCTCAATGCCATCAACCAGAGCGTCCTCAAGGAAGTCACTGTGCGCGTCACCTGGCAGACCGCTGCCGGCACGCGCGACGTGACTCTCAACACAGCTGTCGCTCGCTACCGGGACATCCAGCTATGA